The following are encoded together in the Candidatus Rokuibacteriota bacterium genome:
- a CDS encoding DUF2304 domain-containing protein, with protein sequence MTLHQTVFSILTSVVVFVLILELIRRRRLREEYAWLWLLTGVAMILLVAWPRLLAGITRMIGAVAPLTTLLIFSTLFLLMIAVHYSLIISKLTTQVQNLSQEVALLSARVDGAGEA encoded by the coding sequence ATGACCCTGCACCAGACCGTATTCTCCATCCTCACGTCCGTCGTCGTCTTCGTCCTGATCCTCGAGCTGATCCGGCGCCGGCGCCTGCGCGAGGAGTACGCATGGCTCTGGCTCCTGACGGGCGTGGCGATGATCCTGCTCGTGGCCTGGCCCCGGCTGCTGGCCGGGATCACGCGGATGATCGGAGCGGTGGCCCCGCTCACGACGCTCCTGATCTTCTCGACGCTCTTCCTGCTGATGATCGCCGTCCACTACTCGCTGATCATCTCGAAGCTGACCACCCAGGTGCAGAACCTGTCGCAGGAGGTGGCTCTACTGTCGGCCCGGGTGGACGGGGCCGGCGAAGCCTAG
- a CDS encoding PepSY domain-containing protein, which translates to MRRILSTAVVAASVLVVAGAALAYMGPGRMGMGPGSMMGPGMMGPGAMGGAAAPGMCPGMAAAQTQAPARVTQEEAKALVEAYAQEHLPGFTVEKVLPFGGRGMLAYQVELKGPKGETRTLHVNPWGNVMPFPGSATR; encoded by the coding sequence ATGAGACGGATTCTGAGCACGGCAGTGGTGGCAGCCTCGGTGCTGGTCGTGGCCGGCGCGGCGCTGGCCTACATGGGGCCCGGACGCATGGGCATGGGGCCCGGCTCCATGATGGGCCCGGGCATGATGGGGCCAGGCGCCATGGGCGGCGCCGCGGCGCCGGGGATGTGCCCCGGCATGGCGGCGGCCCAGACACAGGCGCCCGCACGGGTCACCCAGGAGGAGGCGAAGGCCCTGGTCGAGGCGTATGCGCAGGAGCATCTCCCTGGCTTCACCGTGGAGAAGGTGCTGCCCTTCGGCGGCAGGGGAATGCTGGCCTACCAGGTGGAGCTGAAGGGCCCCAAGGGCGAGACGCGGACGCTTCACGTCAATCCGTGGGGCAACGTGATGCCCTTCCCGGGCTCAGCGACGCGCTGA
- a CDS encoding HAMP domain-containing protein, translating to MLARLLIGFLAVIVASTVLLGAVTAYSVASLDRVNHQLVQIMRSREAVADLRLTLAQVGDPLGGHILGRDPGSRERFEGLIRDAEAKLRSCSAAPCHLSTRTPENMAEALTPLIARVKAEGRRVFEAGPQHGTVHAEMVRQSIGRLRDAVEPMLAAERVSADELDRAAEAVEWRAWFLAGLLTIGISLGGSTAAIILARRISRPLSDLVSGTRRVVAGDWAYQANVAAPAEIGELAVSFNAMVHEIRQQREQLEEQNRTLEARVRRRTEALRQKEQALVQSEKLASLGLLAAGVAHELNNPLTSIVMNANLLSEEVGEGSPLHRELRKIDADAGRCRRIIEDLRAFARLRHLQKVPGDVAAVVDQAVSLVAHEMSRRQVHVRRDLAPDLPKVAWDPDRMVQVLSNLLVNSAQALGRGGRIVIRGQCDDGWLRLEVEDNGVGIPAEHRGRVFDPFFTTKPDGTGLGLSISHGIVNEHGGRIEVDSRTREEVGGGGETGTTVRVIVPIGEKTA from the coding sequence ATGTTGGCGCGCCTGCTGATCGGCTTCCTCGCCGTCATCGTCGCCAGCACAGTCCTGCTGGGCGCGGTGACGGCCTACTCCGTCGCCTCGCTCGATCGGGTCAACCATCAGCTGGTCCAGATCATGCGCTCGCGGGAAGCGGTGGCCGACCTGCGCCTCACGCTGGCCCAGGTCGGCGATCCGCTCGGCGGCCACATCCTCGGGCGCGATCCGGGGAGCCGGGAGCGGTTCGAGGGGCTCATCCGCGATGCCGAAGCGAAGCTCCGGTCGTGTTCGGCGGCGCCCTGCCACCTCTCCACTCGGACCCCCGAGAACATGGCGGAGGCGCTGACGCCCCTGATCGCGCGCGTCAAGGCGGAGGGGCGGCGGGTCTTCGAGGCAGGGCCGCAGCACGGGACGGTGCATGCCGAGATGGTCCGCCAATCCATCGGGCGCCTGAGGGATGCGGTCGAGCCCATGCTGGCCGCGGAGCGAGTCAGCGCCGACGAGCTGGATCGGGCGGCCGAAGCGGTGGAGTGGCGAGCGTGGTTCCTGGCCGGCCTGCTGACCATCGGTATCTCCCTCGGCGGGTCCACCGCCGCCATCATCCTCGCCCGGCGCATCTCGCGGCCTCTGTCGGACCTGGTCTCCGGGACCCGCCGGGTCGTGGCGGGCGACTGGGCCTACCAGGCGAACGTCGCGGCCCCCGCGGAGATCGGCGAGCTGGCGGTCTCGTTCAACGCCATGGTCCACGAGATCCGCCAGCAGCGAGAGCAGCTGGAGGAGCAGAACCGCACCCTCGAGGCGCGCGTGCGCCGGCGGACCGAGGCGCTGAGGCAGAAGGAGCAGGCGCTGGTCCAGTCCGAGAAGCTCGCCTCGCTCGGCCTCCTGGCGGCGGGCGTCGCCCACGAGCTCAACAACCCGCTCACGAGCATCGTGATGAACGCCAACCTGCTGAGCGAGGAGGTGGGCGAGGGCTCGCCGCTCCACAGGGAGCTCAGGAAGATCGACGCCGACGCGGGGCGCTGCCGGCGGATCATCGAGGATCTCCGGGCCTTCGCCCGCCTGCGACACTTGCAGAAGGTCCCCGGCGATGTGGCAGCCGTGGTCGACCAGGCCGTGTCGCTGGTGGCGCATGAGATGTCGCGGCGCCAGGTGCATGTCCGGAGGGACCTCGCGCCTGATCTTCCCAAGGTCGCCTGGGATCCCGACCGGATGGTCCAGGTGCTGAGCAACCTCCTGGTCAACTCGGCACAGGCCCTGGGCCGAGGGGGCCGCATCGTGATCAGGGGGCAGTGCGACGACGGCTGGCTGAGGCTCGAGGTCGAGGACAATGGGGTGGGGATTCCCGCCGAGCACCGGGGGAGGGTGTTCGACCCGTTCTTCACCACCAAGCCCGACGGCACCGGCCTGGGTCTGTCCATCAGCCACGGCATCGTGAACGAGCACGGCGGGCGCATCGAGGTGGACAGCCGCACCCGGGAGGAGGTGGGGGGCGGCGGGGAGACGGGGACCACGGTGCGGGTGATCGTGCCGATCGGGGAGAAGACGGCATGA
- a CDS encoding cupin domain-containing protein: protein MKPDHAPAMAVKGQVGQVLKSIEHPGGRVSLHFRRGGLDVMVVEVEGGSSLVEATLWGHSSWHLVLEGQAAFHLGDKCWELLPEESLRVDGSTPYTIVNPSPDRVRLLSIVATGDPDGPEEPW, encoded by the coding sequence ATGAAGCCGGATCACGCGCCCGCGATGGCCGTGAAAGGGCAGGTGGGACAGGTGCTCAAGTCCATCGAGCATCCGGGAGGGAGGGTGAGCCTGCACTTCCGTCGGGGGGGGCTGGACGTCATGGTCGTCGAGGTCGAGGGGGGCAGCTCACTGGTCGAGGCCACGCTCTGGGGCCACAGCTCGTGGCACCTGGTGCTCGAGGGCCAGGCCGCCTTTCACCTCGGGGACAAGTGCTGGGAGCTCCTTCCGGAAGAATCCCTCCGCGTCGACGGGTCCACCCCCTACACGATCGTGAACCCGTCCCCCGACCGTGTGAGGTTGCTGAGCATCGTGGCGACCGGCGATCCGGATGGCCCGGAGGAACCATGGTGA
- a CDS encoding glycosyltransferase: MKILAVVSALDLRLAVGATSAWWQLFKGLYEVGAEVVATPYAGEPVESPWWRAYPNPCRHEARAFVALAAAQARLRRARPGARASALVRALVRGWVLPRWQRHLTRVLEAERDVDAVLVVNVPANHFTGLPALLRRRFSVPVFYLDGDMPMSLPAFGGYASGVRGYDLADLSEYDAVITNSRAAGAEMLRMGARQAHTLHFAADADLFFPAAVAEDVDVFFYGFGAEQREGAIRHMVAQPSRDLPARFVVGGARLVADLGRAERIGPVPTSRLRHWAGRSRLNLNIVRRPHATFAASSCMRLFELAAMACCVVSNPTAGIEEWLEPDREVVVAPEDEPAAGLYRALLADPGRRRAIGEAARRRVLEEHTYRHRARTLVSYLGGPARS, from the coding sequence ATGAAGATCCTCGCCGTCGTGTCGGCGCTCGACCTCAGGCTCGCCGTCGGCGCGACATCGGCCTGGTGGCAGCTCTTCAAGGGCCTCTACGAGGTGGGCGCCGAGGTCGTCGCCACCCCCTACGCCGGTGAGCCGGTCGAGAGCCCCTGGTGGCGCGCGTACCCGAACCCGTGCCGCCACGAGGCTCGCGCCTTCGTCGCGCTCGCGGCCGCGCAGGCCCGGCTCCGGCGAGCGCGGCCCGGGGCGAGAGCCTCTGCTCTCGTGAGAGCGCTGGTACGGGGCTGGGTCCTGCCCCGCTGGCAGCGTCACCTCACGCGCGTGCTCGAGGCCGAGCGAGACGTCGACGCCGTCCTGGTCGTAAACGTGCCGGCGAACCACTTCACCGGGCTTCCCGCCCTGCTCCGCCGGCGGTTCTCCGTCCCGGTCTTCTACCTCGACGGCGACATGCCCATGAGCCTGCCGGCCTTCGGCGGCTATGCCTCGGGGGTGCGCGGGTACGACCTCGCGGACCTCTCCGAGTACGACGCCGTCATCACCAACTCGCGCGCCGCCGGGGCCGAGATGCTCCGCATGGGCGCGCGGCAGGCGCACACGCTCCACTTCGCGGCCGATGCCGACCTCTTCTTTCCCGCCGCGGTCGCCGAGGACGTCGACGTCTTCTTCTACGGCTTCGGCGCGGAGCAGCGCGAGGGCGCCATCCGCCACATGGTGGCCCAGCCATCGCGGGACCTGCCGGCGCGTTTCGTCGTCGGTGGCGCGCGCCTCGTGGCAGACCTCGGGCGGGCCGAGCGCATCGGCCCCGTCCCCACGAGCCGGCTCCGCCACTGGGCCGGCCGGTCCCGGCTCAACCTGAACATCGTCCGCCGACCGCATGCCACCTTCGCGGCCTCGTCGTGCATGCGGCTCTTCGAGCTGGCCGCCATGGCCTGCTGCGTCGTCTCGAACCCCACCGCGGGGATCGAGGAGTGGCTGGAGCCGGATCGCGAGGTCGTCGTGGCCCCGGAGGACGAGCCCGCCGCCGGGTTGTACCGGGCCCTTCTCGCGGATCCCGGGCGCCGTCGCGCCATCGGCGAGGCGGCCCGCCGGCGCGTGCTGGAGGAGCACACCTACCGCCACCGCGCCAGGACACTCGTCTCGTACCTGGGCGGGCCGGCCCGGTCGTGA
- a CDS encoding sigma-54-dependent Fis family transcriptional regulator — protein MSPPDPGRVLVVDDEPNITDSVKRALERVGYAVEVASDPEQAWTRVEQTAPDVVLCDVRLQEADGMALLGRIQECYPEIAVIMMTGYASVESAVSAIKAGALDYLAKPFNPDQLRHAVARAMEQRRLVEENLYLKSELEQVAHGRFLIGQSLTMQRLFDSARTVACTDSSVLITGKSGTGKEVLARFIHASSIRQNRPFVTVNCAAIPANLLESELFGHSRGAFTGAVSSRRGSFELAHGGTLFLDEIGEMPLDMQVKILRALEERQVKRVGWEEAITVDVRIITATNKELEQETRAGRFREDLYWRLNVVHFVVPPLCERPEDVIPLARHFLASYAREQKKPVADFSPDALEAFTHYDWPGNVRELRNAVERAVIFAEAGKPIRLSHLPPHLRQGAPRATPAPAAKSFRTLRELETDYIREVLEACGGSRTKAAEILGLSVVTLWRRLKKEDPEADEGLIGA, from the coding sequence ATGAGCCCACCCGATCCCGGCAGGGTCCTGGTGGTGGACGACGAGCCGAACATCACCGACTCGGTGAAGCGGGCGCTGGAGCGCGTGGGGTACGCGGTGGAGGTGGCGTCGGACCCCGAGCAGGCCTGGACCCGCGTCGAGCAGACAGCCCCCGACGTGGTCCTCTGTGACGTGCGGCTGCAGGAGGCCGACGGCATGGCGCTCCTCGGCCGGATCCAGGAGTGCTACCCCGAGATCGCCGTGATCATGATGACCGGGTACGCCTCCGTGGAGTCGGCGGTCAGCGCCATCAAGGCCGGGGCTCTCGACTATCTCGCCAAGCCCTTCAACCCGGACCAGCTGCGCCATGCCGTGGCCAGGGCGATGGAGCAACGGCGGCTGGTCGAGGAGAACCTCTACCTCAAGTCCGAGCTGGAGCAGGTCGCCCACGGCCGCTTCCTGATCGGCCAGAGCCTCACGATGCAGCGGCTCTTCGACAGCGCGCGGACGGTGGCCTGCACCGACAGCAGCGTGCTGATCACGGGCAAGAGCGGGACCGGGAAGGAGGTCCTGGCGCGGTTCATCCACGCCTCGAGCATCCGGCAGAACCGCCCCTTCGTCACGGTCAACTGCGCTGCGATCCCCGCCAACCTCCTCGAGTCCGAGCTCTTCGGTCACAGCCGCGGGGCCTTCACCGGCGCCGTTTCCAGCCGCCGGGGCTCCTTCGAGCTGGCCCACGGGGGGACGCTGTTCCTGGACGAGATCGGCGAGATGCCGCTGGACATGCAGGTGAAGATCCTGCGGGCGCTGGAGGAGCGCCAGGTCAAGCGGGTCGGATGGGAGGAGGCCATCACGGTCGACGTACGGATCATCACCGCCACCAACAAGGAGCTGGAGCAGGAGACCCGGGCCGGGCGCTTCCGCGAGGACCTCTACTGGCGGCTGAACGTGGTCCACTTCGTGGTGCCGCCCCTGTGCGAGCGGCCGGAGGACGTGATCCCGCTGGCCCGCCACTTCCTGGCCTCCTACGCGCGGGAGCAGAAGAAGCCCGTGGCTGACTTCTCGCCCGATGCGCTGGAGGCCTTCACCCACTACGACTGGCCGGGGAACGTGCGCGAGCTTCGCAATGCCGTGGAGCGCGCCGTGATCTTCGCGGAGGCCGGCAAGCCCATCCGGCTTTCCCACCTGCCGCCCCATCTCCGCCAGGGGGCCCCCAGGGCCACGCCGGCACCAGCGGCCAAGTCCTTCCGCACTCTGCGGGAGCTCGAGACAGATTACATCCGCGAGGTCCTCGAGGCCTGCGGCGGCAGCCGCACCAAGGCGGCCGAGATCCTCGGCCTGTCCGTCGTCACGCTCTGGCGCCGGCTCAAGAAGGAGGACCCAGAAGCCGACGAGGGTCTGATCGGCGCCTGA